A window of Kineococcus sp. NBC_00420 genomic DNA:
CCGCGAAGATCCGCCGCGCCTGGGACCGCACGAGCGCCACCTCGGCCTCGAGTTCCTCGACCCGCTGACCGAGGGCCAGCACGTGGTTCTCCAGGTCCATGATGCGTTTGATGCCCGCGAGGTTCACGCCGTCCTCCTGGGACAGCCGTTGCACCTCGCGCAGCTGCGCGACGTCGCGGGCGGAGTAGCGCCGCCCGCGGCCCCGCGCCCGGCTGGGCGAGACGAGGCCGAGGCGGTCGTACTGACGCAGCGTCTGCGGGTGCATGCCCGCGAGTTCGGCCGCGACCGAGATCACGAACAACGCGGTGTCGTCGTCGTACACACTCCCTCTCCTCTCGTCTCGGCCCTCTCCACCCGTGGTCCCGCTGGGTTTCCCAGCGGGATCACGGGTGGAACGGGGTGGGTCAGCTGCGGGCGCGGTCGGCGAGACCGGCCCGCGGGTCCTCGCCGGCGGTGGCCGCGGCGAACGCCTCGACGGCCTCGCGCACCGCCCCGTCGACACGTTGCGGCACGACGACGTCGAGGGTGACGAACAGGTCGCCCCGGTCGTCGTCCGTGCGTGACCGCTTGACACCGCGGCCCTTGAGCCGCAACGACCGTCCCGACGGGGTTCCCGCCGGAACCTTCACCTTGACGGCCACGCCGTCCAGGGTCGGGACCTCGACGGTCGCGCCCAGCACGGCCTCGTCGAAGGAGACCGGCAGAGTCATCCGCAGGTCGTCACCGTCCCGCTTGAACACCGGGTGCGGTTCGACGTTCACGGCGACCAGCAGGTCGCCCGCCGTGCCGCCGGGGCCGGGCATCCCCTTGCCGCGCAGGCGGACCTTCTGCCCGTCCCGGACACCCTGGGGCAGCCGGACGTTGACGTTGCGGGCCGGGCCGCCGCGCGGGTCGGGGACCCGCAGCGACACGGTCTTGCCGTCGAGGGCGTCACGGAAGGACACCCGGGCCGAGGCCTCGAGGTCCTGACCGCGCTGCGGCGGAGCCTGACCGCCCGGGAACCCCGCGCCACCGCCCTGACCGAACAACCCCCCGAGCAGGTCCTCGAAACCACCCGCGGAACCCCCACCGGGGGTGCCGAAGCGCACCCCGCCGGGGGCACGCCCGCCGCCCTGGTTGAACAGGCCGCCGAGGAGGTCCTCGAACCCCGCGCCGCCACCGGCCGCGCCGGGCCCGGAACCCCCGGAGGAGAACCTGGCCCCGCCGCCGACCATCGCGCGGACACCGTCGTACTGCCGGCGCTGCTCGGGGTCGGAGAGGATCGCGTACGCCTCCCCGACCTCCTTGAACCTCGCCTCGGCGGCCGCGTCACCCGGGTTGGCGTCCGGGTGCAGCGTCCGGGCCTTCTTGCGGTAGGCCTTCTTGATCTCCGCCGTGTCCGCGTCGTGGGCGACGCCGAGAACGGCGTAGAAGTCCTTCTCCGCCCAGTCCTGCATGCTCACGAACGTCCCCCCTCCTCAGACCTGGTCGAGTTCATCCCTGCGGGTCGGCCACCGCGACGCGGGCCGGACGCAGCACCCGTTCCGCGAACCGGTACCCCGGCTGGAGGATCTGGACGCACGTCGCGACCTCGTACTCGTCGGAGTGGCTGTGCATGAGCGCCTCGTGGACGGCCGGGTCGAACGGTTCCCCGGCCTCCCCGTAGCGCTCGAGGCCGAACCGCGTGAGCGTCGCCTCGAGCTTGTCGGCGATGGCGACGAACGGACCGGTGAGGTCGCCGTGCTGCCGCGCGAGGTGGACGTCGTCGAGGACCGGCAGCAGCGACTCGGCCACGCCCGCGAGCGCCGTGTTCTTGGCGACGTCGCGGTCGCGTTCGACGCGCTTGCGGTAGTTCGCGTACTCCGCGTTCAGCCGCTGGAGCTCGTCGAGGCGCTGGGCCGCGAGGCTCTGCGCCGCGTCGAGGTCGGCCTCGGCCGCGCCGTCGTTCGGGCCGCCCACGGTGGGCGCGGCCGGAGCGGGTTCGGCCGCGGGAGCGCCCCGGACCTCACCCGTCTCCGGGTCGAGCCTGCGGTTGTCGCGGACCACGACGGATTCGTCCTGCTGGTGGTCCTCCGCCATCACTTGTCCTTCTCGTCGTCGACGACCTCGGCGTCCACCACGTCCTCGTCGTTGGAGGACGACGACCCCTGGGCGGAGGCGCCCGCGTCGGCGGAACCCTCGGACTGGGCCGCCGCGTACATC
This region includes:
- the grpE gene encoding nucleotide exchange factor GrpE, with protein sequence MAEDHQQDESVVVRDNRRLDPETGEVRGAPAAEPAPAAPTVGGPNDGAAEADLDAAQSLAAQRLDELQRLNAEYANYRKRVERDRDVAKNTALAGVAESLLPVLDDVHLARQHGDLTGPFVAIADKLEATLTRFGLERYGEAGEPFDPAVHEALMHSHSDEYEVATCVQILQPGYRFAERVLRPARVAVADPQG
- a CDS encoding heat shock protein transcriptional repressor HspR, translated to MYDDDTALFVISVAAELAGMHPQTLRQYDRLGLVSPSRARGRGRRYSARDVAQLREVQRLSQEDGVNLAGIKRIMDLENHVLALGQRVEELEAEVALVRSQARRIFAAGMAGDIVATPMGRRPESQRSNALVVWRPEPRR
- a CDS encoding DnaJ C-terminal domain-containing protein: MSMQDWAEKDFYAVLGVAHDADTAEIKKAYRKKARTLHPDANPGDAAAEARFKEVGEAYAILSDPEQRRQYDGVRAMVGGGARFSSGGSGPGAAGGGAGFEDLLGGLFNQGGGRAPGGVRFGTPGGGSAGGFEDLLGGLFGQGGGAGFPGGQAPPQRGQDLEASARVSFRDALDGKTVSLRVPDPRGGPARNVNVRLPQGVRDGQKVRLRGKGMPGPGGTAGDLLVAVNVEPHPVFKRDGDDLRMTLPVSFDEAVLGATVEVPTLDGVAVKVKVPAGTPSGRSLRLKGRGVKRSRTDDDRGDLFVTLDVVVPQRVDGAVREAVEAFAAATAGEDPRAGLADRARS